The SAR324 cluster bacterium genome segment TTCCTGTTAAATCAGGAATCAGACATTCGACCTCAGTGATCTGGTGGCGCTGGAGCCACTCATTCATTTGCCGGTAGTCTTCCTCTTTCCATTCAGGAAGCAGGGGGGACTTTTTCGAGTTTTGTGACATGGAGATTGTTGCCGATAAAGACGGTTTCACTGCGAAATTAGGATAGTTGAATCCGCAAGAAACTTTACTTTAACAGGATTTGCAGGAGATCAGAAGAAGGAAGCAGGGGAGGAAGCGCCTGAGGTTTCAAACGCTTCAAAATATGCTGAGACCGAATCAGGACTTACGAATCGTAACCAAGCCACCATTGGGACCTGGAACTGCACCCTTGATCAAGACAAGTCGCTCATTGTCGATGATCTTGACGATCGTTAGACCTTGTGTGGTCACTTGGGTATTACCAAATTGGCCACCCATCTTTCTACCTTTGAAGACACGGGCTGGGAATGCGCACTGACCAATGGAACCAGGAAGTCTCTTGCCTCGGTGCCCATGACTGGCTGGCTGTCCACCGAAACCGTGACGCTTCATTACCCCAGTGAAACCACGACCCTTGGAAGTTCCTACAACAGATACGAGTTCGCCTTCACTGAAGATACTGTGATCGAACTTTTGACCAACTGTGACGGCATCGTGGTCTTCTGCCCGGAATTCACGAAGAATCCGAACGGGAGTTTGTCCCTTCAGGTGTCCCTTAGTAGGACGATTCAGCTTGCGTTCAGCGATCTCTTCAAAGCCCAATTGAACTCCATCATAACCGTCACGGTCTTTGTTTTTTTTCTGGGTGACGGTCATTGGGCCGACTTGCAGGACGGTCACAGGAACCATAGTCCCATTATCCTGAAAAACCTGCGACATGCCGATCTTACGGGCCAGCATTCCACTGATCATGGCAACCTTTCTTGGTTCGAAAAGAAAGAGCCTGCCAATCGGCAAGCCCTGCTAAGGAGTTAGACTTAATTCTAAAAAGACAACTTAGGATAGTCATTTGAGCAAAAATTGCAAGAATTTTTCAGACGAAGAAATGAGTCAGCAGGCCAATCAAACCACCAAAAACACCACCCCAGACCACCAGCCAATCTAGGTGTTGGCGAATCATATCTTCAACAATCTCCTTGACTCGCTCTGGGGTCAACTCGTCAAGACGTTGCCGGACAATCCCTTCGATCCGTTCCGTCATCGTTGCTGCAGCATTTGCCTTGTGAAAATGCTCTTCCACAGCCTGTTGAACTCGAGGATCTGCAAGGATTTCATGAATCAACTCGCGGAATTTTTCGACAAAGGGTTCTTTCAGTGGA includes the following:
- the rplC gene encoding 50S ribosomal protein L3 translates to MISGMLARKIGMSQVFQDNGTMVPVTVLQVGPMTVTQKKNKDRDGYDGVQLGFEEIAERKLNRPTKGHLKGQTPVRILREFRAEDHDAVTVGQKFDHSIFSEGELVSVVGTSKGRGFTGVMKRHGFGGQPASHGHRGKRLPGSIGQCAFPARVFKGRKMGGQFGNTQVTTQGLTIVKIIDNERLVLIKGAVPGPNGGLVTIRKS